In Musa acuminata AAA Group cultivar baxijiao chromosome BXJ2-10, Cavendish_Baxijiao_AAA, whole genome shotgun sequence, a genomic segment contains:
- the LOC135625137 gene encoding alcohol acyltransferase 9-like, producing MTHLPFSPLLLKPFFTYKCHPLLLPISHRSLSHLPYLSYSLLFPIPLSLCAAIILVGEACSVTQVQAMTKSIEIPDCYYPKEPSLVCPSSSTPRHTLYLSNLDDQKFLRFSIKYLYVYKKAVGWEALRTSLSKVLVDYYPLAGRVTTSAEDGEKLEVDCNGEGALLAEGYVDLTVEKFLEGSRRPNRSWRKLLYKVEAQSFVAVPPLIVQMTHLSCGGMILCTAINHCLCDGIGTAQFLHAWALITSKSNANLPTNPFHGRHILKPRDPPQIAFSHPEFSRPLPRVGPDSDYITQILLSQPLVPVSLTFTTSHILHLKQQCVPSLKCTSFEVLASHVWRAWIKSLDPPASLHIKLLFSMNMRQRLKPELPSGYYGNGFVLACAETSVEELIASNPHYSVKLVQEAKERLNDDYVRSMIDLLDVRKVKPELSSSLVISPWTKLGLEDLDFGEGRPLHMGPLASEIYCLFLPVIGDLQAFTVLMSIPQAVADRFQHYCTKDLDDEEENGIKEDGGRGYA from the exons ATGACCCACTTACCTTTCTCTCCCTTGCTTCTTAAACCCTTTTTCACCTACAAATGCCATCCGCTTCTGCTTCCTATTTCCCACCGGTCCCTTTCGCATCTCCCTTACCTCTCCTACTCCCTGCTATTTCCGATACCTCTATCTCTATGCGCTGCTATCATCCTCGTCGGGGAGGCTTGTAGCGTCACACAAGTGCAAGCCATGACCAAATCCATAGAAATCCCAGATTGCTACTACCCAAAAGAGCCCAGCTTGGTGTGTCCAAGCAGCAGCACGCCGAGGCACACCCTCTACCTCTCCAACCTTGACGACCAGAAGTTCCTGAGGTTCTCCATTAAGTACCTCTATGTGTACAAGAAAGCAGTGGGGTGGGAGGCCCTGAGGACCTCTCTCTCAAAGGTTCTCGTGGATTACTACCCTCTCGCAGGGAGGGTGACGACCAGCGCGGAGGATGGGGAGAAGCTGGAAGTGGACTGCAACGGGGAGGGGGCACTTCTGGCCGAGGGCTATGTGGATCTCACGGTGGAGAAGTTTCTGGAAGGGTCTAGAAGGCCCAACAGGTCCTGGAGGAAGCTCTTGTACAAGGTCGAAGCACAGAGCTTCGTGGCTGTTCCTCCACTTATCGTTCAG ATGACTCATCTTAGCTGTGGCGGTATGATCCTCTGCACTGCAATAAATCACTGCCTTTGCGACGGTATCGGGACAGCACAGTTCCTCCATGCGTGGGCCCTCATCACGTCCAAGTCTAATGCCAACCTTCCCACGAATCCCTTTCACGGCCGCCACATTTTGAAGCCTCGAGATCCACCCCAGATTGCATTCTCCCATCCTGAGTTCAGCCGTCCTCTGCCCCGGGTTGGTCCTGACAGCGACTACATCACGCAGATCCTTCTGTCGCAGCCGTTGGTCCCTGTTTCCCTGACCTTCACCACCTCCCACATCCTTCATCTCAAGCAGCAATGTGTTCCCTCGCTCAAATGCACCTCCTTCGAAGTCTTGGCTTCGCATGTATGGCGTGCCTGGATCAAGTCACTGGATCCTCCAGCCTCCCTCCATATCAAGCTCCTCTTTTCCATGAACATGCGTCAGAGGTTAAAGCCGGAGCTCCCCAGCGGCTACTATGGCAACGGCTTTGTTCTAGCATGCGCGGAGACCTCTGTGGAGGAGTTGATTGCGTCGAACCCACATTATTCCGTCAAATTGGTGCAGGAGGCCAAGGAACGCTTGAACGACGACTACGTGAGGTCCATGATTGATCTGCTGGACGTGAGGAAGGTGAAACCGGAACTGTCATCAAGCTTGGTCATCTCTCCATGGACGAAGCTGGGGTTGGAGGACTTGGATTTCGGGGAAGGAAGGCCACTTCACATGGGTCCTCTGGCGAGCGAGATCTATTGTCTGTTCCTGCCAGTTATCGGCGATTTACAGGCTTTCACTGTCCTAATGTCGATCCCACAAGCGGTCGCAGATCGGTTTCAGCACTATTGCACGAAAGATTTGGATGATGAGGAGGAGAATGGGATTAAGGAGGACGGAGGAAGAGGCTACGCATAG